A region from the Bradyrhizobium erythrophlei genome encodes:
- a CDS encoding SDR family NAD(P)-dependent oxidoreductase has protein sequence MTSFPLATRIALVTGASRGIGYATARALAKAGAHVVAVARTQAGLEELDDEIRKDGGATTLVPLNLTDFDGVARLGAALHERHGRIDILVGNAGVAGPSSPLGHIELKPWNDVMAVNVTANFQLIRCMEPLLKQSDAGRAVFVTSGAANKALAYVGPYAASKAALEALVRVWANETASTRVRVNLFNPGPIRTRMRATVFPGEDPMTLDTPEQAAEFILPMCAPDWTETGKFFDYKTRKLLSFRAPA, from the coding sequence ATGACCAGCTTTCCTCTCGCCACCCGCATCGCTCTCGTCACCGGCGCCTCGCGCGGCATCGGCTATGCCACCGCGCGGGCGCTTGCCAAGGCCGGCGCGCATGTGGTGGCGGTGGCGCGGACGCAAGCCGGGCTGGAAGAGCTCGACGACGAGATCCGTAAAGACGGCGGAGCCACGACGCTGGTGCCGCTCAACCTCACCGATTTCGATGGCGTCGCCCGGCTTGGCGCCGCGCTGCACGAGCGCCACGGCAGAATCGACATTCTCGTCGGCAATGCCGGCGTCGCCGGCCCCTCCTCGCCGCTCGGGCACATCGAATTGAAGCCGTGGAACGACGTGATGGCGGTCAACGTCACCGCGAACTTCCAGCTGATCCGCTGCATGGAGCCGCTGCTGAAACAATCCGACGCCGGCCGCGCGGTGTTCGTCACGTCGGGCGCCGCGAACAAGGCGCTTGCCTATGTCGGCCCCTACGCCGCTTCCAAAGCCGCGCTGGAGGCGCTGGTGCGGGTGTGGGCCAACGAGACGGCATCGACGCGGGTTCGCGTCAATTTGTTCAATCCCGGCCCGATCCGCACCCGGATGCGCGCTACCGTATTCCCCGGCGAAGACCCGATGACGCTGGACACGCCGGAACAGGCCGCCGAATTCATCCTGCCGATGTGCGCGCCGGACTGGACCGAGACCGGCAAGTTTTTTGATTACAAGACTCGCAAGCTCCTGAGTTTCAGGGCACCGGCCTGA
- the purF gene encoding amidophosphoribosyltransferase produces MDLKPSPSEDAAQYQLDLNEGALGPIELTDSDLDGDTLREECGVFGIFGHPEAAAITALGLHALQHRGQEAAGIVSFDGTRFHSERRLGLVGDTFSRREVIERLPGPIAVGHVRYSTTGATILRNVQPLFAELNAGGFAVGHNGNLTNGLTLRRELVRNGAMMQSTTDTEVILHLVAQSKRNRFIDRFIEALRAIEGAYSLVSMTNKKLIGARDPLGIRPLVLGELDGCPLLASETCALDIIGAKYIRDVEPGEIIVFDERGAQSHKPFPAKPPRPCIFEYIYFSRPDSIVGGRSVYDVRKAFGAQLARESHVPVDVVVPVPDSGVPAAIGYSQHSGVPFELGIIRNHYVGRTFIQPTQSVRELGVRMKHSANRAAIEGKRIILIDDSLVRGTTSKKIVRMMRDAGAAEVHFRLASPPILYPDYYGIDLPDRGGLLAATHSLEEMRDIIGADTLAFLTVDGMYRAMGEPGRDPANPKFSDHCFTGAYPTHLTDQTQVEPQPRQLSLLAEAS; encoded by the coding sequence ATGGACCTTAAACCGAGCCCTTCCGAAGACGCCGCACAATACCAACTGGACCTGAACGAAGGCGCTTTGGGTCCGATAGAACTCACTGACTCTGACCTGGACGGCGACACGCTCCGCGAGGAATGCGGCGTGTTCGGCATCTTCGGCCATCCAGAGGCCGCCGCCATCACCGCGCTCGGCCTGCACGCGTTGCAGCACCGCGGCCAGGAGGCCGCCGGCATCGTCTCCTTCGACGGCACGCGTTTCCACTCGGAGCGCCGCCTCGGCCTGGTCGGCGACACGTTTTCCCGCCGCGAGGTGATCGAGCGCCTTCCCGGCCCCATCGCCGTCGGCCATGTCCGCTATTCCACGACCGGCGCGACCATCCTGCGCAACGTGCAGCCGCTGTTCGCCGAGCTCAATGCCGGCGGTTTCGCCGTCGGCCATAACGGCAACCTCACCAACGGACTGACCTTGCGGCGCGAACTGGTGCGCAACGGCGCCATGATGCAGTCGACCACCGACACCGAAGTGATCCTGCATCTGGTGGCGCAATCCAAGCGCAACCGCTTCATCGACCGCTTCATCGAGGCGCTGCGCGCCATCGAGGGCGCCTATTCCCTGGTGTCGATGACCAACAAGAAGCTGATCGGCGCCCGCGATCCGCTCGGCATCCGCCCGCTGGTGCTGGGCGAGCTCGACGGCTGCCCGCTTCTGGCGTCGGAGACCTGCGCGCTCGACATCATCGGCGCGAAATATATCAGGGACGTCGAGCCCGGCGAAATCATCGTGTTCGACGAGCGCGGCGCGCAGAGCCACAAGCCGTTTCCAGCCAAACCGCCGCGGCCCTGCATCTTCGAATACATCTATTTCTCGCGACCGGATTCCATCGTCGGCGGCCGCTCGGTCTATGACGTCCGCAAGGCTTTTGGCGCGCAGCTTGCGCGCGAGAGCCATGTTCCCGTCGACGTCGTGGTGCCGGTGCCGGATTCCGGCGTGCCCGCCGCGATCGGCTACAGCCAGCATTCCGGCGTGCCATTCGAACTCGGCATCATCCGCAACCATTATGTCGGCCGTACCTTCATCCAGCCGACCCAGAGCGTGCGCGAACTCGGCGTGCGCATGAAGCATTCAGCCAACCGCGCCGCCATCGAAGGCAAGCGCATCATCCTGATCGACGATTCGCTGGTGCGCGGCACCACCTCGAAAAAGATCGTGCGCATGATGCGCGATGCCGGCGCTGCCGAGGTGCATTTCCGGCTCGCCTCGCCGCCGATCCTGTACCCCGATTATTACGGCATCGACCTGCCCGACCGCGGCGGCCTTCTGGCCGCGACCCATAGCCTGGAGGAAATGCGCGACATCATCGGCGCCGACACGCTGGCGTTCCTGACGGTCGACGGCATGTACCGCGCCATGGGCGAGCCCGGCCGCGACCCCGCTAATCCGAAATTCTCCGATCATTGCTTTACCGGCGCATATCCGACCCACCTGACCGACCAGACCCAGGTCGAGCCGCAGCCGCGGCAACTTTCCTTATTGGCGGAAGCAAGTTAG
- a CDS encoding CvpA family protein yields the protein MPITILDLVLLAVMLISGLLAMVRGFMREILSIAAWGAAALVTLYAFGKLLPTAKTYFNNDTVASVVVVAGVFVGTLIVVSIITVRISDMILDSRIGALDRTLGFLFGLARGLLIVVVAFLFFSWLVPDKQRPDWVTQAKSRVVLQGTGDWLMSLLPDDPENTILKKFKKNKPDDEQTDTEPAPPASGDGYTKPARDSLKKLIEKPAAK from the coding sequence ATGCCGATAACGATACTCGATCTCGTCCTGCTTGCCGTGATGCTGATTTCCGGCCTGCTCGCGATGGTACGCGGCTTCATGCGCGAGATCCTGTCGATCGCGGCCTGGGGCGCGGCGGCGCTGGTCACGCTCTATGCCTTCGGAAAGCTGCTGCCGACCGCGAAAACTTATTTCAATAACGACACCGTCGCCAGCGTGGTGGTGGTGGCCGGTGTCTTCGTCGGTACCCTGATCGTGGTTTCCATCATCACGGTGCGGATTTCCGACATGATCCTGGATTCCCGGATTGGCGCGCTCGACCGCACCCTCGGGTTCCTGTTCGGCCTCGCCCGGGGCCTGTTGATCGTCGTGGTCGCCTTCCTGTTCTTCTCCTGGCTGGTCCCGGACAAGCAGCGGCCCGACTGGGTCACCCAGGCCAAATCCCGGGTGGTGCTGCAGGGAACCGGGGATTGGTTGATGTCGCTCTTGCCTGACGACCCCGAGAACACCATCTTGAAGAAATTCAAGAAGAATAAACCAGACGATGAGCAGACTGACACCGAGCCGGCTCCGCCGGCGTCCGGCGATGGTTACACCAAGCCTGCGCGCGACAGCCTTAAAAAGCTGATCGAGAAGCCCGCGGCGAAATGA
- the radA gene encoding DNA repair protein RadA — translation MAKSTLSFVCQNCGAAYNRWQGKCESCGEWNTLAEEDTTGATSMPVSIRSKRKGRTFALETLTGKSQDAPRLPSGMAELDRVTGGGFVRGSVLLVGGDPGIGKSTLLTQATSLMARAGHRVVYISGEEAVAQVRLRAERLGLADAPVQLAAETSVEDIVSTLSEGTVPRLIVIDSIQTMWTDTVESAPGTVTQVRASAQALIRFAKKSGAAIILVGHVTKDGQIAGPRVVEHMVDAVLSFEGEGSQQFRILRAVKNRFGPTDEIGVFEMTGLGLREVSNPSELFLSERDLGSPGTAVFAGIEGTRPVLVELQALVAPTTLGTPRRAVVGWDPSRLSMVLAVLEAHCGVKLSGYDVYLNVAGGLRIQEPAADLAAAAALVSSLVNAPLPTDAVYFGEISLSGAVRPVAQTSARLKEAAKLGFGRAVLPESARGEAGGDSGLSLNAVGGLTTLVAEIAARGSPRGNRDGNRENAAVEKNATPARFRRQEG, via the coding sequence ATGGCCAAATCCACCCTTTCCTTCGTCTGCCAGAACTGCGGCGCGGCCTATAACCGCTGGCAGGGCAAGTGCGAGTCCTGCGGCGAGTGGAACACGCTGGCCGAGGAGGACACGACCGGCGCGACCTCCATGCCGGTCTCGATCCGGTCAAAACGCAAGGGCCGGACGTTCGCGCTGGAGACCCTCACCGGCAAGAGTCAGGACGCCCCTCGCCTTCCCTCCGGAATGGCCGAGCTCGACCGCGTCACCGGCGGCGGATTTGTCAGGGGCTCGGTGCTCCTGGTCGGCGGCGATCCCGGCATCGGCAAATCGACGCTTCTGACACAGGCCACCAGCCTGATGGCCCGCGCCGGGCACCGCGTGGTCTACATTTCCGGCGAAGAAGCCGTGGCGCAGGTGCGGTTGCGCGCCGAGCGGCTGGGCCTTGCCGATGCGCCGGTGCAGCTCGCGGCCGAAACCTCGGTCGAGGACATCGTCTCCACCCTGTCCGAAGGAACGGTGCCGCGGCTGATCGTGATCGATTCGATCCAGACCATGTGGACCGACACGGTGGAGTCCGCGCCGGGCACGGTGACGCAAGTGCGCGCCTCGGCGCAGGCGCTGATCAGGTTCGCCAAGAAATCCGGCGCCGCCATCATCCTGGTCGGCCATGTCACAAAAGACGGCCAGATCGCCGGGCCCCGCGTGGTCGAGCACATGGTGGACGCGGTGCTGTCGTTCGAGGGCGAAGGCTCGCAGCAATTCCGGATCCTGCGCGCGGTAAAGAACCGATTCGGACCGACCGACGAGATCGGCGTGTTCGAGATGACGGGCCTGGGACTGCGCGAGGTCTCCAATCCGTCCGAACTGTTTTTGTCGGAGCGCGATCTCGGCAGCCCGGGCACGGCGGTATTCGCAGGCATTGAGGGCACGCGGCCCGTCCTGGTCGAATTGCAGGCCCTTGTGGCGCCAACCACGCTCGGCACCCCGCGCCGCGCCGTGGTGGGCTGGGATCCGAGCCGGCTGTCTATGGTGCTGGCGGTATTGGAGGCCCATTGCGGCGTCAAACTGTCGGGCTACGACGTCTATTTGAACGTCGCCGGTGGCCTGCGCATCCAGGAACCCGCGGCCGACCTTGCCGCCGCCGCGGCGCTGGTATCGTCGCTGGTGAACGCGCCCCTGCCGACGGATGCCGTCTATTTCGGCGAGATATCACTGTCCGGCGCGGTCCGCCCCGTCGCGCAGACCTCGGCGCGGCTGAAGGAAGCCGCAAAACTCGGTTTCGGCCGCGCCGTGCTGCCGGAATCGGCGCGTGGCGAGGCCGGCGGCGATTCCGGGCTGTCGCTCAATGCCGTAGGCGGACTGACCACCCTGGTCGCGGAGATTGCCGCGCGCGGCAGCCCCAGAGGCAACCGCGACGGCAATCGAGAGAACGCCGCAGTGGAGAAAAATGCCACACCTGCGAGATTCCGGCGTCAGGAAGGCTAG
- a CDS encoding DUF1330 domain-containing protein — protein MKTYTMTLLAGVAIGAIALQGLHAQGAKTKAYSISEAEILDPSFQATYLPAARKAIEAAHGRALRTAAGRVVQIEGGPPPKSAAIVEWESLDDAVAFYKSKAWTDLAPQRDKAVKVMRRYVVEAEK, from the coding sequence ATGAAAACTTATACGATGACATTGCTCGCAGGCGTCGCAATTGGAGCTATCGCGCTCCAGGGCCTCCACGCTCAAGGAGCCAAGACGAAAGCTTACTCCATCAGCGAAGCTGAAATCCTCGATCCTTCATTTCAAGCCACATACCTTCCTGCCGCCCGGAAGGCGATAGAGGCAGCCCATGGTCGAGCTTTACGCACCGCGGCCGGACGGGTTGTTCAAATAGAGGGTGGGCCGCCTCCGAAGAGTGCGGCCATCGTCGAATGGGAGAGCCTGGATGACGCAGTGGCGTTCTACAAGTCGAAAGCCTGGACGGACCTTGCACCCCAGCGTGACAAGGCAGTTAAGGTAATGCGGCGATACGTCGTCGAAGCCGAAAAGTAG
- a CDS encoding Spy/CpxP family protein refolding chaperone, producing the protein MDFGLGNPAVRRQIAAAAALAGWHGGHIANGWWRHGAGGYGWVGPLFWPFAIYDIYDYTIWGDGIGLWDYGYPDIYAAIFAPYGPDDLAAYTGPGPHGRRHRRVPSLQQLCGDDGREIAGLPIDQIQQAIQPNGAQRAALDDLANALTSAAQMIRASCPTQTALTAPDRLAAMQQRIGAMIMAAFAVQQPLGKFYDLLEDEQEARLNALAQDRRKTFAANGATEAPAQGFAQGSAQGPAQGSSQACGAAQPAALQWPADEIEARLHPNDTQRAALKVLQVANARAADILSSQCQPNDATTPPARLDAVEGRLTAMQQAVYLVSAALGDFYAKLSDEQKAQFEAIGQKRTT; encoded by the coding sequence ATGGATTTCGGGCTGGGCAACCCGGCGGTGCGCAGGCAAATCGCCGCGGCTGCAGCGCTGGCGGGCTGGCATGGCGGCCACATCGCGAACGGGTGGTGGCGACACGGCGCCGGCGGATATGGATGGGTCGGGCCGCTATTTTGGCCATTCGCTATTTACGATATCTACGACTACACCATCTGGGGTGATGGCATCGGCCTCTGGGACTACGGTTATCCCGACATCTATGCCGCGATCTTTGCGCCTTATGGCCCTGACGATCTCGCCGCCTATACGGGACCAGGCCCGCACGGCCGAAGACATCGCAGAGTCCCTTCGCTACAGCAGCTCTGTGGCGATGACGGCCGCGAAATTGCCGGCCTCCCGATCGATCAGATTCAGCAGGCGATACAGCCGAATGGGGCGCAGCGCGCCGCCTTGGACGATCTTGCCAACGCATTGACCTCGGCCGCCCAGATGATTCGGGCGTCGTGTCCGACCCAGACGGCGTTGACAGCACCGGACCGATTGGCCGCCATGCAGCAGCGCATCGGGGCGATGATCATGGCTGCGTTCGCCGTGCAGCAGCCGCTCGGGAAATTCTATGACCTGCTGGAGGACGAGCAGGAAGCACGGCTCAATGCACTCGCCCAGGATCGGCGCAAGACTTTCGCCGCAAACGGGGCCACGGAAGCGCCTGCCCAAGGCTTTGCCCAAGGCTCTGCCCAAGGCCCTGCCCAAGGCTCTTCCCAAGCCTGCGGCGCGGCGCAACCAGCGGCGTTGCAATGGCCGGCGGACGAGATCGAGGCCAGGTTGCACCCGAACGACACTCAACGTGCCGCTCTCAAAGTGCTGCAGGTCGCCAATGCCAGGGCTGCCGACATCCTGAGCTCCCAATGCCAGCCGAACGACGCGACCACACCACCCGCTCGCCTCGATGCCGTGGAGGGGCGGCTCACTGCCATGCAGCAAGCGGTCTATCTGGTCAGCGCCGCGCTCGGGGACTTCTATGCGAAGCTGAGCGACGAGCAGAAGGCGCAGTTCGAGGCGATCGGACAAAAACGAACGACTTAA